The proteins below come from a single Eucalyptus grandis isolate ANBG69807.140 chromosome 3, ASM1654582v1, whole genome shotgun sequence genomic window:
- the LOC120291290 gene encoding glycosyltransferase BC10-like — MSCVPLHTFYLMHTNISYVDCFLDPGRYGNGRYSKQMLPEVKKINFRKGAQWFTMKRQHALILVADSLYYSKFRDHSQPGLDGKGCIADEHYIPTFLNVSILICVTTSSIDVSIHETSDNKRLRTYCRKVSELLPFVLLQCLLEFFVAILLDWRSLQLRYIQLLQ, encoded by the exons atgag CTGTGTGCCTTTGCATACTTTTTATCTCATGCACACAAATATCAGCTACGTTGATTG CTTCTTGGATCCAGGTCGATATGGGAATGGCAGATACTCAAAACAGATGTTACCTGAAGTCAAGAAGATAAATTTCCGGAAAGGTGCCCAG TGGTTCACAATGAAGCGGCAGCATGCTTTAATTCTTGTGGCGGACAGTCTATATTACTCGAAATTCAGGGACCATTCTCAG CCAGGTTTGGATGGTAAAGGCTGCATTGCTGATGAACACTACATTCCAACCTTTCTCAATGTCAGCATCCTCATCTGTGTTACAACTTCA TCAATTGATGTGAGCATACATGAAACGAGTGACAATAAG CGATTGCGGACTTATTGTCGCAAAGTATCGGAGTTGCTTCCATTTGTGcttctccaatgtcttctagaattcttcgtagccatattgcttgactGGCGGTCATTGCAGCTACGATATATTCAGCTTCTGCAGTAG